From one Rubrobacter xylanophilus genomic stretch:
- a CDS encoding ABC1 kinase family protein has protein sequence MGGRSGNLRRFAQIGRVLVRHGFGFVFDARRERREERGLQEVLAPSFGVRLRRALDDLGPTFVKFGQLLSTRSDILPESVLSELQKLQDTVAPMPPGVARAIVERELGVPLERIFESFDPEPLGSASIGQVHRAVLRDGGGVVAVKVQRPEARPRVESDLELMHELADFIDRRFGERIFVDVRGLVAEFEGVIRRELDYAAEAENARRFRANFAGSRVKIPAVYTELSTSRVLTLEYVEGTRFYAIRPLLLRPSERRRVAELGAEAIFRMAFEHGFFHGDPHPGNLILTPGGDLALLDFGMVGFLSRGDIDALGRLFVAVIDRDAPAVLVGLEELGVQYAPEVRTELVQEIGEFLHKYSGLSVGEVTLGQALSELVSLARRYRLRVPPVFPLLTKALVTAEGIARSIDPTLNVYEVARPYARRLLVERYRPAAVREALQERALEYARYAEDYPEQVRQLLSELADGELEVRLRHRGLDNLAGEVDVLANRLVFAVVTGALIVGSSVLGAFELGGPTVPYVGVPLVSFLGFSLALVLASVVLVIIFRSGRL, from the coding sequence ATGGGCGGGAGGTCCGGCAACCTGCGGCGGTTCGCCCAGATCGGGCGGGTGCTCGTCCGCCACGGGTTTGGCTTCGTCTTCGACGCCCGACGGGAGCGTCGCGAGGAGCGCGGGCTGCAGGAGGTGCTCGCCCCGAGCTTCGGGGTGCGGCTGCGCCGGGCTCTCGACGACCTCGGTCCGACCTTCGTGAAGTTCGGTCAGCTCCTCTCCACCCGCTCGGATATCCTGCCCGAGAGTGTGCTCTCCGAGCTCCAGAAGCTGCAGGACACCGTGGCCCCCATGCCTCCTGGCGTGGCACGGGCCATAGTGGAGCGCGAGCTCGGGGTGCCGCTGGAGAGGATCTTCGAGAGCTTCGACCCCGAGCCGCTGGGCTCCGCGAGTATCGGGCAGGTGCACCGGGCGGTACTCAGGGACGGCGGCGGAGTGGTGGCGGTCAAGGTGCAGCGACCGGAGGCCCGGCCGCGGGTGGAGTCGGATCTGGAGCTCATGCACGAGCTCGCGGACTTCATAGACCGGAGGTTCGGCGAGCGGATCTTCGTGGACGTACGGGGGCTCGTGGCCGAGTTTGAGGGCGTGATCCGCCGGGAGCTGGACTATGCGGCCGAGGCCGAGAACGCCCGCCGGTTTCGGGCCAACTTCGCGGGGAGCCGGGTGAAGATCCCGGCGGTCTACACGGAGCTCTCCACCTCCCGGGTGCTTACGCTGGAGTACGTGGAGGGAACCCGTTTCTACGCCATCCGCCCGCTCCTGCTCAGGCCCTCCGAGCGGCGGCGGGTGGCCGAACTGGGGGCGGAGGCTATCTTCCGGATGGCCTTCGAGCACGGCTTCTTCCACGGCGACCCGCACCCGGGCAACCTCATCCTCACCCCCGGGGGCGACCTCGCGCTGCTGGACTTCGGGATGGTGGGCTTTCTGAGCCGGGGAGACATAGACGCCCTGGGGCGGCTGTTCGTGGCGGTCATCGACCGTGATGCACCCGCGGTGCTCGTGGGGCTCGAAGAGCTCGGCGTGCAGTACGCGCCAGAGGTGCGGACGGAGCTGGTCCAGGAGATCGGGGAGTTCCTGCACAAGTACTCCGGGCTCTCCGTTGGAGAGGTGACCCTCGGTCAAGCGCTCTCCGAGCTGGTCTCGCTGGCCCGGCGCTACCGGCTGCGGGTGCCGCCGGTCTTCCCCCTGCTGACCAAGGCGCTGGTGACCGCCGAGGGGATTGCGCGCTCCATCGACCCCACCCTCAACGTCTACGAGGTGGCCCGGCCCTACGCCCGGCGGCTGCTCGTCGAGCGCTACAGGCCGGCCGCCGTCCGGGAGGCGCTGCAGGAGCGGGCGCTGGAGTACGCCCGCTACGCGGAGGACTACCCGGAGCAGGTCCGGCAGCTCCTCTCCGAGCTGGCCGACGGCGAGCTGGAGGTGCGGCTGCGGCACCGGGGACTGGACAACCTCGCCGGAGAGGTGGACGTGCTCGCCAACCGGCTTGTCTTCGCGGTGGTCACCGGGGCGCTCATCGTCGGCTCCTCCGTCCTCGGGGCCTTCGAACTGGGCGGACCCACCGTCCCCTACGTCGGGGTGCCGCTCGTGAGCTTCCTCGGCTTCAGCCTCGCCCTCGTGCTCGCCTCGGTGGTGCTCGTCATCATCTTCCGCTCCGGTCGGCTGTGA
- a CDS encoding RelA/SpoT family protein translates to MEAASTRGRVRGAAGPPVTISSLLEKVLGYWPDQSAEELIAEAYNLAHAAHRGQRRRSGEPFILHPLATADILADLRMDPTTIAAALLHDVLEDTGVSKDELAERFGGEVADIVDGVTKLKRLPSGNLEEAQAESLRKMIVAMSRDVRVIIIKLADRLHNMRTLEYLKRETQLEKATETLEIYAPLAHRLGIYSLKWELEDLAFATLHPRRYEEIKRLVAARRDEREAFISARAAELKRYLSEAGIEAEVKGRVKHFYSIYNKMVRRNKEFNEIYDLAGLRVIVDSVRDCYGALGVIHSVWKPIPGRFKDYIAMPKFNMYQSLHTTVMSNEGKLLEIQIRTEEMDRTAEYGIAAHWMYKEGVGENGRADRLAWLKSMMEWQQETSSALEFMEALKGELGADEVYVFTPKGDVISLPSGATPIDFAYHVHTEVGHRCIGAKVNGRIVPLDSELVSGDRVEIITGKSASPSRDWLSVVRSGRARNKIRQYFNKADREENLASGREKVMELLKKRHLNNVPHEVLEEVAADSNYQSLEDLFAAVGQGALSAENVVHRVAERVEPPEEESAPRSPALAPLPLPDDGRPDEETGVRVIGASGILTRLARCCTPMPGDEIVGYVSLGRGVVVHAAGCPNARALRERDPDRFVEVEWAVGDGRLFTVELMVEALDRMHLLRDITATISDSGVSILSARVDTIEERTALSRFAFRAASAQHVEEIIRKVRAIPDVYDVYRVSRDGTPIER, encoded by the coding sequence ATGGAAGCCGCAAGTACACGGGGACGGGTGAGGGGCGCGGCCGGACCGCCGGTCACCATCTCCTCGCTTCTGGAGAAGGTGCTCGGCTACTGGCCCGACCAGAGCGCCGAGGAGCTCATCGCCGAAGCGTACAACCTGGCGCACGCCGCCCACCGGGGGCAGCGGCGCCGGAGTGGCGAGCCCTTCATCCTGCACCCGCTGGCCACCGCGGACATTCTCGCCGACCTCAGGATGGACCCCACCACCATAGCCGCGGCGCTGCTGCACGACGTTCTGGAGGACACCGGGGTGAGCAAGGACGAGCTCGCGGAGAGGTTCGGCGGGGAGGTGGCCGACATCGTGGATGGGGTCACCAAGCTCAAGCGTCTCCCGAGCGGGAATCTGGAGGAGGCACAGGCCGAGTCTCTGCGGAAGATGATCGTCGCGATGAGCCGGGACGTGCGCGTGATCATCATCAAGCTCGCCGACCGGCTGCACAACATGCGCACCCTCGAGTACCTCAAGCGCGAGACCCAGCTTGAGAAGGCCACCGAGACGCTCGAGATCTACGCCCCGCTGGCGCACCGCCTCGGGATCTACTCGCTCAAGTGGGAGCTCGAGGATCTGGCGTTCGCCACCCTCCACCCCCGGCGCTACGAGGAGATAAAGCGGCTGGTGGCCGCCCGGCGGGACGAGCGGGAGGCGTTCATCAGCGCGCGGGCCGCCGAGCTCAAACGTTATCTCTCGGAGGCCGGGATAGAGGCCGAGGTCAAGGGGCGGGTCAAGCACTTCTACTCCATCTACAACAAGATGGTCCGCCGCAACAAAGAGTTCAACGAGATCTACGACCTGGCGGGCCTCAGGGTCATCGTGGACTCGGTGCGCGACTGCTACGGGGCGCTCGGCGTGATCCACTCCGTCTGGAAGCCGATCCCCGGGCGTTTCAAGGACTACATCGCGATGCCCAAGTTCAACATGTACCAGTCGCTGCACACCACGGTCATGTCCAACGAGGGCAAGCTGCTGGAGATCCAGATTCGCACCGAGGAGATGGATCGCACCGCCGAGTACGGCATCGCCGCGCACTGGATGTACAAGGAGGGGGTCGGCGAGAACGGGCGCGCGGACCGGCTGGCCTGGCTGAAGAGCATGATGGAGTGGCAGCAGGAGACCTCCAGCGCGCTGGAGTTCATGGAGGCGCTCAAGGGCGAGCTCGGGGCCGACGAGGTCTACGTCTTCACCCCCAAGGGGGACGTCATAAGCCTGCCCTCCGGGGCCACCCCGATAGACTTCGCCTACCACGTGCACACCGAGGTCGGCCACCGCTGCATCGGGGCGAAGGTGAACGGCAGGATCGTCCCGCTGGACTCGGAGCTGGTCTCCGGTGACCGGGTGGAGATCATCACCGGCAAGTCGGCGAGTCCCTCCCGCGACTGGCTCTCGGTGGTCAGGAGCGGCCGGGCGCGCAACAAGATCCGGCAGTACTTCAACAAGGCCGACCGGGAGGAGAACCTGGCTTCGGGGCGGGAGAAGGTGATGGAGCTGCTCAAGAAGCGGCACCTGAACAACGTCCCGCACGAGGTGCTGGAGGAGGTCGCCGCGGACTCGAACTACCAGAGCCTCGAAGACCTGTTCGCCGCCGTGGGGCAGGGCGCCCTCTCGGCGGAGAACGTTGTGCACCGGGTGGCCGAGCGGGTGGAGCCCCCGGAGGAGGAGAGCGCGCCGCGCAGCCCGGCCCTCGCTCCGCTGCCGCTCCCGGACGATGGCCGGCCGGACGAGGAGACCGGGGTGCGGGTGATCGGGGCGAGCGGCATCCTGACCCGGCTGGCGCGCTGCTGCACCCCGATGCCCGGCGACGAGATCGTGGGCTACGTCTCGCTGGGGCGGGGGGTGGTGGTTCACGCCGCCGGCTGCCCCAACGCCCGCGCGCTGCGGGAGCGCGACCCGGACCGCTTCGTCGAGGTGGAGTGGGCCGTGGGCGACGGTAGGCTCTTCACGGTGGAGCTGATGGTCGAGGCGCTGGACAGGATGCACCTTTTGCGCGACATCACCGCGACCATCTCCGATTCGGGCGTGAGCATCCTCTCCGCCCGGGTGGACACCATCGAGGAGCGCACCGCCCTCAGCCGCTTCGCCTTCCGGGCGGCGAGCGCCCAACACGTGGAGGAGATCATCCGGAAGGTGCGCGCGATCCCGGACGTCTACGACGTCTACCGGGTCTCGCGCGACGGCACACCGATCGAGAGGTAG
- a CDS encoding MBL fold metallo-hydrolase, with product MAEIERVAVSFDGLEVNSYVVHAPEGEVIVDAGAEPERILERLRGEALAILVTHGHADHIGALEEVRRATGAPVYMHPADAEPAGVAGYGSLEDGRLLQLGGEGFRVLHTPGHSPGSVTFVVGEDQLVGDLILPGSVGRTDLPGASWEEIELSLRKVMSLWSERTRLYCGHGPVLSAARELETNPYLPPEVP from the coding sequence TTGGCCGAGATCGAGCGGGTTGCCGTCTCCTTCGACGGCCTTGAGGTCAACTCCTACGTCGTGCACGCCCCGGAGGGCGAGGTGATCGTCGACGCCGGCGCGGAGCCGGAGAGGATCCTGGAGCGGCTGCGGGGCGAGGCGCTGGCCATCCTCGTCACCCACGGTCACGCGGACCACATCGGGGCGCTGGAGGAGGTGCGCCGCGCCACGGGCGCCCCCGTCTACATGCACCCGGCCGACGCCGAACCCGCGGGGGTGGCGGGCTACGGCTCGCTGGAGGACGGTCGTCTCCTCCAGCTCGGGGGGGAGGGCTTCCGGGTGCTGCACACCCCCGGGCACTCGCCGGGCTCGGTGACCTTCGTCGTCGGCGAGGACCAGCTGGTGGGCGACCTGATCCTGCCGGGCAGCGTGGGCCGCACGGACCTCCCCGGCGCCTCCTGGGAGGAGATAGAGCTCTCGCTGCGCAAGGTCATGTCCCTGTGGTCGGAGAGGACCCGGCTGTACTGCGGGCATGGGCCGGTGCTCTCGGCGGCGCGGGAGCTGGAGACCAATCCCTACCTCCCGCCGGAGGTGCCATGA
- the hisS gene encoding histidine--tRNA ligase, whose amino-acid sequence MSHRRPKGTYDVYPGDPSRQEPHERPDLWDRLYDAVRDLFRRYGYAEVRTPVFEEAELFVRSTGETSDIVRKEMFVFRDKGGRELALRPEGTAGVVRAYVEHGLYKLAQPVKMWYFGPMFRHERQQKGRYRQHTQIGAEVLGSDDPLVDVEVIALLYAIHRSAGVRKEVIHLNNLGDVETRRRYVPELRAFLERHRSELDPDSVARIETNPLRTFDSKDPNTRAVLQEAPLIGEYLSEEASAYLKAVREGLEALGIPHVLDERLVRGLDYYTSTVFEAKSPVLGAQDTVGAGGRYNRLVEELGGPDMPGIGFGTGVERILLAAEAGGGESALDAFFVTLTPEARLPALRLAEALRAEGLSCELDYAGRSPKGQFRQADRAGASYAVVLGEEELSGGFCTVRDMESGEERRVSVAEGPEELLRAVAG is encoded by the coding sequence ATGAGCCACCGGCGTCCCAAGGGCACCTACGACGTCTACCCGGGAGACCCCTCCCGGCAGGAACCGCACGAGCGCCCCGACCTCTGGGATCGCCTCTACGACGCTGTGCGCGACCTCTTCCGACGCTACGGGTACGCCGAGGTCAGGACCCCGGTCTTCGAGGAGGCCGAGCTCTTCGTCCGGAGCACCGGGGAGACCTCGGACATCGTGCGCAAGGAGATGTTCGTCTTCCGGGACAAGGGGGGCAGAGAGCTCGCCCTGCGCCCGGAGGGCACCGCCGGGGTGGTGCGCGCCTACGTGGAGCACGGCCTGTACAAGCTCGCCCAGCCGGTGAAGATGTGGTACTTCGGGCCGATGTTCCGCCACGAGCGCCAGCAGAAGGGCCGCTACCGGCAGCACACCCAGATAGGGGCCGAGGTGCTCGGCTCCGACGACCCGCTCGTCGACGTGGAGGTCATAGCGCTGCTCTACGCGATCCACCGCTCCGCCGGGGTGCGCAAGGAGGTGATCCACCTGAACAACCTGGGGGACGTGGAGACCCGCCGGCGCTACGTCCCGGAGCTCCGGGCGTTCCTGGAGCGGCACCGCTCGGAGCTGGACCCGGACTCGGTGGCCCGGATAGAGACGAACCCCCTCAGGACCTTCGACTCGAAGGATCCGAACACCCGGGCCGTCCTGCAGGAGGCCCCCCTGATCGGGGAGTACCTGAGCGAGGAGGCCTCGGCGTATCTGAAGGCCGTGCGGGAGGGGCTCGAAGCCCTCGGCATCCCCCACGTCCTCGACGAGCGGCTGGTACGGGGGCTGGACTACTACACCTCGACGGTCTTCGAGGCCAAGAGCCCGGTCCTCGGGGCGCAGGACACCGTCGGGGCGGGGGGACGCTACAACCGGCTGGTGGAGGAGCTGGGCGGGCCGGACATGCCGGGGATAGGCTTCGGGACGGGGGTGGAGCGCATCCTCCTCGCCGCCGAGGCCGGAGGCGGAGAGAGCGCCCTGGACGCTTTCTTCGTGACCCTGACCCCCGAGGCCCGGCTTCCGGCGCTGCGGCTGGCCGAGGCGCTGCGGGCGGAGGGGCTCTCCTGCGAGCTGGACTACGCGGGCCGCAGCCCGAAGGGGCAGTTTCGGCAGGCCGACCGCGCGGGGGCCTCCTACGCGGTGGTGCTGGGTGAGGAGGAACTCTCGGGGGGGTTCTGCACCGTGCGCGACATGGAGAGCGGCGAGGAACGGCGGGTCTCCGTTGCGGAGGGGCCGGAGGAGCTGCTGCGGGCCGTAGCCGGGTAG
- a CDS encoding SIR2 family NAD-dependent protein deacylase: MGQAEIPQELAGALRSAHAVAALTGSGVSAESGVPTFRDAQTGLWERFDPQELATPEAFSRDPKLVWEWYSWRRGLVARAEPNPAHRTLAELERRVPRFTLITQNVDGLHRRAGSENVIELHGNILRTVCSAERIPREPGEGSPPRCPHCGAPLRPDVVWFGEALPPGALEEASEAARGCELFLCVGTSGLVYPAAGLPREASEAGALLVEINPERTPLTPLADFVLCGRAGEVLPALFTAAFPGG; this comes from the coding sequence ATGGGACAGGCGGAGATCCCGCAGGAGCTCGCCGGCGCCTTGCGGAGCGCCCACGCGGTTGCCGCCCTCACCGGCTCCGGGGTCTCCGCGGAGAGCGGGGTGCCCACCTTTCGCGACGCCCAGACTGGCCTGTGGGAGCGCTTCGATCCGCAGGAGCTGGCCACGCCGGAGGCTTTCTCGCGTGACCCGAAGCTGGTCTGGGAGTGGTACTCCTGGCGGCGCGGGCTGGTCGCGCGGGCGGAGCCGAACCCCGCCCACAGGACGCTGGCGGAGCTAGAGCGGCGCGTGCCGCGCTTCACCCTCATCACCCAGAACGTGGACGGACTGCACCGGCGGGCCGGGAGCGAGAACGTGATCGAGCTGCACGGCAACATCCTGCGCACGGTGTGTTCCGCCGAGCGGATCCCCCGGGAGCCCGGGGAGGGTTCCCCGCCGCGCTGCCCGCACTGCGGCGCCCCGCTGCGTCCGGACGTGGTCTGGTTCGGGGAGGCGCTTCCGCCGGGGGCCCTGGAGGAGGCCTCCGAGGCGGCCCGTGGCTGCGAGCTGTTTCTGTGCGTCGGCACCTCGGGCCTGGTCTACCCGGCGGCCGGGCTGCCCCGCGAAGCGTCCGAAGCCGGAGCGCTGCTCGTGGAGATAAACCCGGAGCGGACACCCCTCACCCCCCTCGCAGACTTCGTGCTGTGCGGCCGGGCCGGGGAGGTGCTCCCGGCGCTGTTCACGGCGGCCTTCCCCGGGGGCTAG